The sequence below is a genomic window from Clostridium sp. BJN0001.
CAACATGAAAGCGCATCGTTAATAGATGTCTGATTTATTTTATTTATTGAATCTATAACGTCTTCTTGTGTTCTTACTTTATTAAGGAATAGATATGTCTTGGCATTTTTAAACATTCTTGCAGTAGTGCTTTCAAGTCCAAGAACATAATTAGCCTTTATTTTTTCTTTATTAATATTCATAAGTTCATCAGAAATACCTTTTTTAGATAATTTATCTACTTCTGAAACTATAGAACTTAACGCTTCTTTAGAATATTTTTTATTTACGAATGCATAAATATTGAAAACTCCAATTCCTTGATAAGGCTGAAGATAAGAACCTATTGAATAACAAAAACCCATTTCTTCTCTTATCTTTTGAAAAAGAATTGATGATGCTCCTCCTCCAAAGATATTATTTAATAATGCCATTGAAGGTAATAACTTTTCATCTCCATATTTTATTCCATTTAAGCCCAAACTTATCTGAAGTTGTTCAATATCTTTTTTAGCAGAAATTGATTCATTTTCTAATTCTACTTTCTCATATTTAGGAATATACTCTTTACCAGTCCATTTTCCGAAATATTCTGTAATAACTTTAATAAGTTCTTTTTCATCAAAATTTCCACATACAGATATTACTGCATTATAAGGTGTATATTTTTCATTAATAAATTCTATTATATCCTGTCTTTTGAAAGAATTTACTGTCTCTTTAGTTCCAAGAATCGGGAAAGAAAGTGAAGTAGAACCAAATGCTGCTTTTGCAAATGTGTCATCAAGAACATCTTCTGGCTGATCACTACTCATCTTTATCTCTTCATTAATAACTTTCTTTTCTTTTTCTATTTCTTCTTCAGAAAATTTTGAATTAATAATAATATCTGATAATACATCTATTGTAGAATTAATATGTTCAGAAAGTGTTTTTACATAGAAACATGTTGCTTCTTTACTTGTAAAAGCATTTATCTGCCCACCTAAATTCTCTATATCTGTTATGATTTTTTTAGAATCTCTCTTCTCTGTTCCTTTAAAGAACATATGCTCTATGAAATGAGAAATACCATTATTTTGCAAAGTCTCATTTCTTGAGCCATTCTGAACCATAACTCCTATGCTTACAGATTCGAGATATTCCATCTTTTCGGTTACTATTCTAAGACCATTAGATAATTTATAAATCGAATACATTTAACTGTCTCCTCAAATTACTTACTTTACAAAAGAATTAAAAGGCAATCAAATTGCCTTTTTCATTTTTATTTTTCTTTATTTTCTTTTTCAATTAAAGCATCTTTTCTTGAAAGATTAATTCTACCTTGTGAATCAATTTCTGTAACTTTTACAAGAATTTCATCTCCAACAGAAACTACATCTTCAACTTTCTCAACTCTCTCTTTTGCGAGTTTCGAAATATGAACTAATCCTTCTTTATTAGGTAATACTTCAACGAAAGCTCCGAAATTAGTTATTTTAACTACTTTTCCAAGATAAACTTCTCCTGCTTTTACATCTCTTGTAAGTCCATCAATAATCTCAATTGCTTTATTTACTCCATCATGATCAGTTGAGCTTACAAATACAGTTCCATCATCATTTATATCGATTTTAACACCAGTATCCTCGATTATTTTATTGATGACTTTTCCACCTGCACCTATTACATCTCTTATCTTGTCTTTATCAATTTTTATTGTCTGTGTCTTAGGAGCATATGTTGATACGTCTTCTCTTGGCTTCTCGATACATTTATCTATAACATCAAGAATAGTAAGTCTAGCTGTTCTAGCTTTTCTTATAGCCTGTTCTACGACATTAAAACTAAATCCTTTAAGTTTTGTATCAACCTGTATTGCAGTAATTCCTTCTGTTGTTCCTGCAACTTTAAAGTCCATATCTCCAAAGAAATCTTCTATTCCCTGTATATCAGTTAAAATAAGTTCTTCACTTAAATCTTCTGATGTAATAAGTCCCATAGCAATACCTGCTGCAGGTCTTTTAATAGGAACTCCAGCATCTAAAAGAGCAAGTGTAGAACCACATACAGATGCCTGTGAAGTTGAACCATTAGAACTTAAGACTTCTGAAACAAGTCTTATTGTATAAGGAAACTCTTCTTCTGAAGGTATTAAAGGTAATAATGCTTTTTCTGCTAAAGCACCATGGCCTATCTCTCTTCTTCCTGGTCCTCTTAAAGGCTTTACTTCACCTGTTGAATATCCTGGGAAATTATAGTGATGAATATATCTCTTCTTTTCTATTTCATCAAGTCCATCAAGATACTGAACTTCACTTATTGAACCTAATGTAGCAACTGTCATTACTTGAGTAAGTCCTCTTGTAAATATTCCTGAACCATGTGTTCTAGGTAATACTCCAACTTCAGCTGAAAGTGGTCTTATCTCATCAAATGCTCTTCCATCTGGTCTTCTTTTATCGACAAGAAGCATATGTCTTACTATTTTTTTCTGCATAGTATATAATATTTCACCAATATCAGCGATATTATCTGGATACTTTTCATCAAACTCATCATGAACTTTCTGTGTAAGTGCATCTACTGCTGCATTTCTTTTATCCTTATCCATTATATACATAGCTTTTTTTACATCATCAGCTATAAGTTCTTTAACTTCTTTTTCAAGCTTTTCATCTGGTTTGTATAATAAAGGTTCATCCTTTTTCTTTTGAAATTCTTTCATAGCTTCAAACTGAAAATCAATAATTGGCTGACACTCTTTAAAACCATATTCTATTGCATTTATCATTGTTTCTTCAGGAACTTCATCAGCACCCGCTTCAATCATCATTACAGTATCTCTAGTCGCACATACTGTTAAATTTAAACTACTTTGTGCTCTTTGTTCAGAATCTGGATTTGTAACAAACTTTCCATCAATAAGTCCTACTTGAACTGCTGCTGCTGGAATTGTATATGGAACACTTGAAATACAAAGTGTTAATGATGCAGCATTTATAGCTAATATTTCAGGAAGTACATCTTTTTCTACTGAAACTACTGTACATATAACCTGAACATCGTTTCTATATCCCTTTGGGAATAATGGTCTTATTGTTCTGTCAACTGCTCTTCCATGAAGAATTGCTCTTTCAGAAGCTCTTCCTTCTCTTTTTATAAATCCACCAGGTATCTTACCTGCTGCATATAATCTTTCCTCATATTCTACACTTAATGGGAAAAAATCAATTCCCTCTCTAGGTTCTTTTGATGCATTTACATTTGTCATTATTACAGTATCGCCATAACTAATAAATGTAGCTGCATTTGATAACATACCAGTTTTGCCGTATTCTACTTTCATTTCTCTTCCGGCAATCTGTGTCTTTAGAATGTTATTCATTAATTGTAACCTCCTCTCAAGGTCTGTTTTAATTATATTTTCAAAAAATAGAGCGGACACAATCCGCTCTATAATTATTTTCTAAGTCCTAATTGTTGAATTAAGTTTCTGTATCTTTCGATATCCTGTTTAGCTAAGTACTGTAAAAGTCCTCTTCTTTGACCAACCATCATATATAATCCTCTTCTTGAGTGATGATCTTTCTTATGAACTTTTAAATGTTCAGTTAAAGATAAAATTCTTTCTGTTAATAATGCTATTTGAACTTCTGGAGAACCAGTATCATGTTCATTTCTGCCATATTTTTTTATAATTTCTAATTTTTTTGCCTTATCCATTATAAGCGCACCTCCATATATTTTATCGCCTAATTCTAAGTAAAGAGACGAGGCCCTCAAAACCTAGGGTTAGGTTCCTATGCAATTATATCAAAGTTTAAAATAAATGTAAATGACTTTATTAATTTATTACAATCTTTTGCTTAATTGCAAAGTTTTTATCTTTTTCAATTTGTCTTTTTAAATCATCTATACCTGAAAACTTCTTTTCATCTCTTATTTTATCTATAAAATAAAGATTCATTTCTATTCCGTATATATTTTCATCAAAATCTAATATATGAGTTTCAACTGTCCTTTTTTCCCCGTTTACTGTAGGATTATTTCCAACATTTGTTATTCCTCTATATATTTTATTATTAACACGTACATTTGAATAATAAACCCCATTTAAAGGTATAACATATTTTTTATCAGTAGATAGATTTGCAGTAGGAAATCCAATTGTTCTTCCAATTTGTCTTCCACATACAACTTTTCCTTCTAGTTCATAAGGTCTATCAAGCATTTTAAAAGCATCTTGTACGTTTCCTTTTTTAAGTTCTTTTCTAATTCTTGTACTACTTATAACCCCATCTTTATATATGCATGGTTCTAATATAAAAAGCTTATATCCATATTTAGCCTGATACTTTTTTAAAGTTTCTATATTGCCTTCATTCATATATCCGAATCTATAATTGAAACCTGCAACAATTCCTTTTGCATTATAATTAAAGACAAGATTTTTAATGAAATCTTCTGCTGTAATTTTCATAAATTTATAATCAAATGTTTTTAATACAATTGAATCCACATTATGATCTTCTAATATTTCTTTTTTTCTTTTATTGCTCATTAATAATTCTTCGTTAAAATTATCCATAAGCAGAGTCTTTGGATGATTTTTAAATGTAAACACCATACTATTACCACTATATTTTTTTGCCATAGCTACAGCTTCAGATATTAACGAAATATGTCCAGTATGAAGTCCATCAAAACTTCCCAAAGCTACATAGTTATCTTTTGGCATATCTTTCTTTAAACCATCTTCAATAACAATCATTATATACTCCCACTAT
It includes:
- a CDS encoding pitrilysin family protein, with product MYSIYKLSNGLRIVTEKMEYLESVSIGVMVQNGSRNETLQNNGISHFIEHMFFKGTEKRDSKKIITDIENLGGQINAFTSKEATCFYVKTLSEHINSTIDVLSDIIINSKFSEEEIEKEKKVINEEIKMSSDQPEDVLDDTFAKAAFGSTSLSFPILGTKETVNSFKRQDIIEFINEKYTPYNAVISVCGNFDEKELIKVITEYFGKWTGKEYIPKYEKVELENESISAKKDIEQLQISLGLNGIKYGDEKLLPSMALLNNIFGGGASSILFQKIREEMGFCYSIGSYLQPYQGIGVFNIYAFVNKKYSKEALSSIVSEVDKLSKKGISDELMNINKEKIKANYVLGLESTTARMFKNAKTYLFLNKVRTQEDVIDSINKINQTSINDALSCCFKKGVINAAYLSNDDDKRIYDQIVFKK
- a CDS encoding polyribonucleotide nucleotidyltransferase encodes the protein MNNILKTQIAGREMKVEYGKTGMLSNAATFISYGDTVIMTNVNASKEPREGIDFFPLSVEYEERLYAAGKIPGGFIKREGRASERAILHGRAVDRTIRPLFPKGYRNDVQVICTVVSVEKDVLPEILAINAASLTLCISSVPYTIPAAAVQVGLIDGKFVTNPDSEQRAQSSLNLTVCATRDTVMMIEAGADEVPEETMINAIEYGFKECQPIIDFQFEAMKEFQKKKDEPLLYKPDEKLEKEVKELIADDVKKAMYIMDKDKRNAAVDALTQKVHDEFDEKYPDNIADIGEILYTMQKKIVRHMLLVDKRRPDGRAFDEIRPLSAEVGVLPRTHGSGIFTRGLTQVMTVATLGSISEVQYLDGLDEIEKKRYIHHYNFPGYSTGEVKPLRGPGRREIGHGALAEKALLPLIPSEEEFPYTIRLVSEVLSSNGSTSQASVCGSTLALLDAGVPIKRPAAGIAMGLITSEDLSEELILTDIQGIEDFFGDMDFKVAGTTEGITAIQVDTKLKGFSFNVVEQAIRKARTARLTILDVIDKCIEKPREDVSTYAPKTQTIKIDKDKIRDVIGAGGKVINKIIEDTGVKIDINDDGTVFVSSTDHDGVNKAIEIIDGLTRDVKAGEVYLGKVVKITNFGAFVEVLPNKEGLVHISKLAKERVEKVEDVVSVGDEILVKVTEIDSQGRINLSRKDALIEKENKEK
- the rpsO gene encoding 30S ribosomal protein S15, which codes for MDKAKKLEIIKKYGRNEHDTGSPEVQIALLTERILSLTEHLKVHKKDHHSRRGLYMMVGQRRGLLQYLAKQDIERYRNLIQQLGLRK
- a CDS encoding bifunctional riboflavin kinase/FAD synthetase produces the protein MIVIEDGLKKDMPKDNYVALGSFDGLHTGHISLISEAVAMAKKYSGNSMVFTFKNHPKTLLMDNFNEELLMSNKRKKEILEDHNVDSIVLKTFDYKFMKITAEDFIKNLVFNYNAKGIVAGFNYRFGYMNEGNIETLKKYQAKYGYKLFILEPCIYKDGVISSTRIRKELKKGNVQDAFKMLDRPYELEGKVVCGRQIGRTIGFPTANLSTDKKYVIPLNGVYYSNVRVNNKIYRGITNVGNNPTVNGEKRTVETHILDFDENIYGIEMNLYFIDKIRDEKKFSGIDDLKRQIEKDKNFAIKQKIVIN